The following proteins are co-located in the Spirosoma montaniterrae genome:
- a CDS encoding SusC/RagA family TonB-linked outer membrane protein, whose protein sequence is MRKTGLLIAFILVSALTFAQERTLTGQVSANGSVIPGASLVVKGTNRGTTSDANGNYRLALPTNAARLVVSAVGFLTQEVEIGSASTLNITLAEDSRQLNEVIVTALGISQEKKTLTYSAQQVKSDEIIRAREPNLVNALNGKVAGVQVISQGGTPGAASSINIRGKSSFQGSSQPLFVVDGIPINNTFNTLSSSSSVDNSNRAVDINPDDIESISVLKGPAATALYGIQAGSGVVLITTKKGSRSDTRKTTVTVNSSASVDQVNRFFPLQDQFAQGTNGTYSDVPGQTFMFGPRISDLRYSTSLTDARYPQGRIVPTTDPTAGTVVPNVFDNQRNFYQTGRTFDNHVSISSGNRNGNMYFSAGRLSQTGVIPNNTFERTTVKLSGESALSDKLRMSASATYVNSGGNRVGRGDNFTGVTQGLYRTPPHFDIFNGQSDPLNPVAYQFPNGSQRNFRNRDQIDGMNPSDLGLGPDGPLWTVNKNPYRDRVDRFIGYGQLNYQILPWLSAMFRGGADVFTDRRVAAFDIGSFGGDGRFGRIYEETFVNKTFNTDFLLTATKQLRDINLTALVGHNFFNNDVTRSYLDGNTFNQPGFFNISNATVIANPVQNRTRRRTFAAFTNVKADYKGWAILEGSLRNEWASPLPTETNSFLFGSVSGALVLSDALKLNSNALSFAKIRGSFAQAGNIPPAYSTETFFVRAGAADGFGNGISFPIRGSNIGGSTLSNQIGNANLRPELNTTVEVGAELAFLQNRVSLDVTYYNSRNRNQLVSVPRASSSGFTSELINAGELQNRGIEAILTVTPVKKSKFQWEASFNFTRNRNIVISTIGDDQPILLPGFGTIFQPRLVPGQQFGVFYGSGWLRDAQGRVIIEPQNQIGPNGQPVLNAQGQPVANPNAGFPVRRDNLLLGNPNPNFLLGIRNTLTYGNLSLSFLWDIRSGGDVWNGTEAVLTNIGMTTRTLERGQQRTFEGVVATGRDSQTGLYTASAEAPANTQAVTLTQANWFQANGRATGAAGVHEPFVEDASWVRLRDLNLSYKLPANWFGGSKFLKGATLTAFGRNLLLFTNYSGIDPETSLYGLSPAQGLDYFGNPNTRSMGITLNATF, encoded by the coding sequence ATGAGAAAAACAGGTTTACTGATCGCGTTTATTCTGGTCAGTGCGCTCACCTTTGCCCAGGAACGAACCCTGACGGGGCAGGTCAGCGCAAATGGTTCAGTGATACCGGGAGCCAGCCTTGTGGTAAAAGGCACGAATCGCGGTACTACGTCCGATGCCAACGGCAACTACCGGTTGGCCCTCCCCACTAATGCCGCCCGGCTTGTGGTATCGGCAGTCGGGTTCCTGACCCAGGAGGTTGAGATTGGTTCGGCATCGACACTCAACATTACTCTCGCCGAAGACAGCCGCCAGCTCAACGAAGTGATTGTAACGGCACTCGGCATCAGCCAGGAAAAGAAAACGCTGACTTACTCGGCCCAGCAGGTGAAAAGCGACGAAATTATTCGGGCGCGGGAGCCGAACCTCGTCAATGCCCTGAACGGTAAGGTGGCCGGGGTGCAGGTCATTAGCCAGGGCGGTACGCCGGGAGCCGCGTCAAGCATCAACATCCGGGGCAAATCGTCGTTTCAGGGTAGCAGCCAGCCGCTGTTTGTAGTCGATGGTATTCCCATCAACAACACCTTCAACACACTGTCGTCGTCGTCGTCGGTCGATAACTCGAACCGGGCCGTCGACATCAACCCCGATGACATTGAAAGCATTTCGGTGTTGAAAGGCCCGGCAGCTACGGCTCTCTACGGCATTCAGGCGGGTAGTGGCGTGGTGCTGATTACCACCAAAAAAGGCTCGCGCAGCGATACCCGCAAAACTACGGTCACGGTCAACTCGTCGGCCTCGGTCGATCAGGTGAACCGCTTTTTTCCGTTGCAGGATCAGTTTGCGCAGGGCACCAACGGCACCTACAGCGATGTGCCGGGGCAAACGTTTATGTTCGGGCCGCGCATCAGCGACCTCCGCTACAGCACCTCACTGACCGACGCCCGCTACCCGCAGGGCCGCATCGTGCCAACTACCGACCCCACCGCCGGTACGGTTGTGCCTAATGTATTCGACAACCAGCGTAACTTTTACCAGACAGGCCGCACCTTCGACAACCACGTGAGTATCAGCAGTGGCAACCGCAACGGCAACATGTACTTTTCGGCGGGTCGGCTTTCGCAAACGGGGGTTATTCCGAACAACACGTTCGAGCGAACAACGGTAAAACTCTCCGGCGAGTCGGCCCTGAGCGATAAACTACGGATGTCGGCGTCGGCTACGTATGTCAACTCAGGCGGCAACCGCGTGGGTCGGGGCGATAACTTTACGGGCGTCACGCAGGGCTTGTACCGCACGCCCCCCCATTTCGATATTTTCAACGGCCAGAGCGACCCGCTCAACCCCGTTGCCTACCAGTTCCCGAACGGGTCGCAGCGTAACTTCCGCAACCGCGACCAAATCGACGGCATGAACCCCAGCGATCTCGGCCTCGGCCCCGACGGTCCGCTCTGGACGGTCAACAAAAACCCCTACCGCGACCGTGTTGACCGGTTCATTGGCTACGGGCAACTCAACTACCAGATTCTGCCGTGGCTGAGTGCCATGTTCCGGGGTGGTGCCGACGTGTTTACCGACCGGCGCGTGGCCGCTTTCGACATTGGCTCGTTTGGGGGCGATGGCCGGTTTGGGCGCATCTACGAAGAAACGTTCGTTAATAAGACCTTCAACACCGACTTTCTGCTGACCGCTACCAAGCAGCTACGCGACATCAACCTAACCGCGCTGGTGGGTCATAACTTCTTCAACAACGATGTAACCCGCTCATACTTAGACGGAAACACGTTCAACCAGCCGGGTTTCTTCAACATCTCGAACGCTACTGTTATTGCCAACCCGGTGCAGAACCGGACTCGTCGGCGCACGTTCGCGGCCTTCACCAACGTCAAAGCCGACTACAAGGGCTGGGCCATTCTGGAAGGTTCGCTGCGGAACGAATGGGCCTCGCCCCTGCCCACCGAAACCAATTCATTCCTGTTCGGTTCGGTGAGCGGTGCGCTCGTTCTGAGCGACGCGCTGAAGCTGAACAGCAACGCGTTGTCGTTTGCCAAAATTCGGGGTTCGTTCGCGCAGGCCGGTAACATTCCGCCCGCTTATTCGACCGAAACGTTTTTCGTGCGGGCGGGTGCTGCCGACGGTTTCGGCAACGGCATCTCGTTCCCGATTCGGGGCAGCAACATCGGCGGCTCCACACTCAGCAACCAGATCGGCAACGCCAACCTCCGGCCCGAATTGAACACAACCGTTGAGGTAGGTGCCGAACTGGCCTTCCTCCAAAACCGGGTTTCGCTCGACGTTACGTACTACAACTCGCGCAACCGCAACCAGTTGGTGTCGGTGCCACGGGCGTCGTCGTCGGGTTTTACCTCCGAACTTATCAACGCGGGCGAGTTGCAGAACCGGGGTATCGAAGCCATCCTGACCGTGACCCCGGTGAAAAAGAGCAAGTTCCAGTGGGAAGCGTCGTTTAACTTTACCCGCAACCGCAACATCGTTATCTCGACCATCGGCGACGACCAGCCGATTCTGCTGCCGGGCTTTGGTACGATCTTCCAGCCGCGTTTGGTGCCGGGTCAGCAGTTTGGCGTGTTCTATGGTTCGGGCTGGCTGCGCGATGCACAGGGCCGGGTCATCATCGAACCGCAGAACCAGATTGGCCCCAACGGACAACCAGTGCTGAACGCACAGGGGCAGCCGGTAGCCAACCCGAACGCAGGCTTCCCCGTCCGGCGCGACAACCTGCTGCTGGGCAACCCCAACCCCAATTTCCTGCTGGGCATTCGGAATACGCTCACTTACGGCAATCTGTCGCTGTCGTTTCTGTGGGACATCCGCAGCGGGGGCGACGTCTGGAACGGCACCGAGGCCGTGCTGACCAACATCGGCATGACTACCCGGACCCTCGAACGCGGGCAACAGCGCACCTTCGAGGGCGTAGTGGCTACGGGACGCGATTCGCAAACGGGCCTGTACACGGCCTCTGCCGAAGCTCCGGCCAACACGCAGGCCGTAACGCTGACGCAGGCCAACTGGTTTCAGGCCAATGGCCGGGCCACGGGTGCCGCCGGTGTGCATGAGCCGTTTGTTGAAGATGCCTCGTGGGTACGGCTGCGCGACCTCAACCTGAGCTACAAACTGCCCGCCAACTGGTTTGGCGGCAGCAAGTTCCTGAAAGGGGCCACGCTCACGGCTTTTGGACGCAACCTGCTGTTGTTCACCAACTACAGCGGTATCGACCCCGAAACCAGCCTGTATGGTCTTAGCCCGGCACAGGGCCTGGATTACTTCGGCAACCCCAACACCCGCAGCATGGGTATTACCTTAAACGCTACGTTCTAA
- a CDS encoding DUF819 domain-containing protein produces MTDTLFILFILCLNVVICEWLSRKPGFHHIGTALLVILLTAIEANFGLIPTTETPVYDGIFSYVAPFSLFLLLLSVNLKDLRQAGLPMLSMYLIGSAGVIIGVLTSVWLFSAPQTIGALHYALAGMFTGTYIGGSVNFHAVALHYNVSKAGNLFIAATAADNIMTTLWMVVTLSVPRFLQQRFPRTLPTATNAQTDADSNPFSDSDTLTPSDLALLLSLGIGAIFLSKQIAALVSGLPFVLVLTTIALALAQFRVVNNLRGSRLLGLFGIYVFLAVIGAYCDVAALIRDGQLAVILFGMILTLVLIHALILFGLGAVFRQDWAVLGIASQANVGGATSALALAKSLGRPDLQLPAVLVGTLGNAIGTYLGILVAEFLR; encoded by the coding sequence GTGACCGACACGCTTTTCATCCTGTTTATTCTTTGTCTGAACGTTGTCATCTGCGAATGGCTTTCCCGCAAACCCGGTTTCCATCACATCGGTACAGCCCTGTTGGTTATTCTGCTGACTGCCATCGAAGCCAACTTCGGCCTTATTCCCACTACCGAGACGCCTGTTTATGATGGTATCTTCAGCTATGTAGCCCCGTTTTCGCTGTTTTTGTTGCTATTGAGTGTCAATCTCAAAGACCTTCGGCAGGCCGGTCTGCCTATGCTGAGTATGTATCTGATTGGTTCGGCAGGGGTCATCATCGGGGTGCTAACCAGCGTATGGCTCTTTTCGGCCCCGCAAACCATCGGTGCGCTGCATTACGCGCTGGCGGGCATGTTTACCGGCACGTATATTGGCGGTAGTGTTAATTTTCACGCTGTAGCATTGCACTACAACGTATCGAAAGCTGGTAATCTATTCATTGCCGCCACTGCCGCCGACAACATCATGACTACGCTCTGGATGGTTGTTACGCTATCGGTGCCGCGCTTCTTGCAACAACGCTTTCCGCGCACACTGCCCACGGCCACAAATGCACAAACCGATGCCGACAGCAACCCCTTTTCAGATTCGGATACCCTGACGCCCAGCGACCTGGCTCTCCTGCTGAGCTTGGGCATAGGGGCCATTTTTCTGTCGAAACAAATAGCCGCCCTGGTGTCGGGGTTGCCGTTTGTGCTGGTGCTGACTACCATTGCGCTGGCACTGGCGCAGTTTCGGGTTGTGAACAACCTGCGGGGCAGTCGGCTACTGGGCCTGTTCGGAATTTATGTTTTTCTGGCCGTAATCGGGGCTTACTGCGATGTGGCCGCGCTTATCCGCGACGGTCAGTTAGCCGTCATATTATTCGGTATGATTTTGACGCTGGTACTGATTCACGCGCTGATTCTGTTCGGGCTGGGGGCAGTGTTTCGGCAGGACTGGGCCGTGCTGGGTATTGCGTCGCAGGCGAATGTGGGCGGGGCAACATCGGCATTGGCACTGGCAAAAAGTCTCGGTCGGCCCGACCTGCAACTGCCTGCTGTACTGGTCGGAACTTTGGGCAACGCCATCGGCACGTATCTGGGCATTTTAGTAGCTGAATTTCTGCGATAG